The following coding sequences lie in one Tichowtungia aerotolerans genomic window:
- a CDS encoding SpoIIE family protein phosphatase encodes MENLFKEVEVYQVRKASELACGDVFLSNRDPLTDRLVSVLSDGLGSGVKANVLAAMTAQMALKFTLSELDMERSAEIMMNALPICAVRKIGYATYTIVDCQGHRSIRIVEQGSPRFIYIRQGRVIDLPFEELGSRQRDYRTVRITTCVPQPEDRIIFFSDGITESGMGTPNYRLGWRHSGVVHFVQSLLSDDPEISARTLVRRIVREALNKEPSRRAGDDTTCAAVYVRRPRRTLVLSGPPYDSSRDREVAGLLAEFDGRTAVCGGTSAEIVSRELGRPLHTPILRGRSTLPPVSRMEGVDLVTEGILTLTEVLRRLDHGDSSPTANAATQLVDLLLESDVIELVVGTRINDAHQDPNLPVDLEIRRNLMKRIKRVLEEKYLKEVNIRYI; translated from the coding sequence ATGGAAAATCTCTTCAAAGAAGTCGAGGTGTATCAGGTGCGCAAAGCATCGGAGCTCGCGTGCGGGGATGTCTTCCTGTCCAATCGCGATCCGTTGACCGATCGGCTTGTTTCGGTGCTGTCGGACGGCCTTGGCAGTGGCGTGAAAGCCAATGTGCTGGCTGCTATGACCGCCCAGATGGCGCTGAAATTCACCCTGAGCGAGCTGGATATGGAGCGGTCGGCGGAAATCATGATGAATGCTCTGCCGATCTGTGCCGTTCGTAAGATCGGTTATGCGACCTATACGATTGTTGACTGTCAGGGGCATCGTTCGATCCGCATCGTTGAGCAGGGCAGTCCCCGTTTTATTTATATTCGTCAGGGCCGCGTGATCGACCTGCCGTTTGAAGAGCTTGGCAGCCGTCAGCGGGATTACCGGACGGTACGCATTACGACCTGTGTTCCGCAGCCGGAGGATCGCATCATTTTCTTTTCAGACGGCATCACTGAATCCGGAATGGGCACTCCGAATTATCGATTGGGATGGCGACACAGCGGCGTTGTACACTTTGTGCAGTCTCTGCTATCGGACGATCCTGAAATCTCCGCCCGGACACTCGTCCGTCGCATTGTCCGCGAAGCGTTGAACAAAGAACCGTCCCGGCGGGCGGGAGACGACACGACCTGTGCCGCCGTTTATGTGCGGCGTCCGCGACGCACACTGGTTCTTTCCGGACCGCCCTACGATTCCTCCCGCGACCGGGAGGTCGCCGGACTCCTCGCTGAATTCGACGGGCGCACGGCCGTTTGCGGGGGAACCAGTGCCGAGATTGTTTCGCGCGAACTGGGGCGGCCGCTGCACACGCCAATCCTGCGCGGGCGCTCCACATTGCCGCCGGTATCACGGATGGAAGGCGTGGATCTGGTCACCGAGGGGATTCTAACGCTGACCGAAGTGCTGCGCCGGCTGGACCACGGAGATTCGTCGCCGACTGCAAATGCGGCGACCCAGCTCGTCGACCTGCTGCTGGAAAGTGATGTCATTGAACTGGTGGTCGGAACACGCATTAACGATGCGCATCAGGATCCCAATTTGCCGGTGGATCTAGAAATCCGTCGCAACCTGATGAAGCGCATCAAGCGGGTTCTGGAGGAGAAGTACTTAAAGGAAGTGAATATTCGATACATCTGA
- a CDS encoding AraC family transcriptional regulator, with protein sequence MQKTPDTIFRVAILVDTTTSWSRALIEGILDYTKEHGPWHIHLEPQPRDDQLHLPENWQGHGIIGRVSTKKMAKQLDARKTPVVNISSVQIKGISYPRVITDPQSEARLAYDTFRARGFNHFSYIGDLRQEYVAEHFRAYEGELKNAGCTPLVFNPEVDGLLEEWLKQLPKPIGIYCWGPSIGHQVIDACQLAGINVPHDVAVLGSNYDELLSEASYPPQAGIRMNAEQIGKTAASILDDMMHGKKPQQMEWHLEPKGVVEKLSVDTMAVEDHRMASVMRYLNEHALEPITVDDVLKKNPMARRSLERKFRQLFGCSIVEQIRQLRINHARLLLANTDEPITLIAELCGISSYNYLNRIFKECTGLSPSQYRAQYRSI encoded by the coding sequence ATGCAAAAAACTCCGGACACCATTTTTCGCGTAGCTATTCTGGTGGACACGACTACATCGTGGTCGCGAGCTCTCATTGAAGGGATTCTTGACTACACCAAAGAGCATGGCCCCTGGCACATCCATTTGGAGCCGCAGCCGCGCGACGATCAACTGCATCTGCCCGAAAACTGGCAGGGGCATGGCATCATTGGACGGGTTTCCACAAAAAAAATGGCCAAGCAGCTGGATGCGAGAAAAACGCCGGTCGTCAATATTTCATCAGTTCAGATCAAAGGAATTTCATATCCGCGGGTCATTACAGATCCTCAGTCGGAAGCCCGGCTGGCTTACGACACCTTCCGCGCCCGCGGCTTCAATCATTTTTCCTATATCGGCGATCTGCGACAGGAATATGTGGCAGAACACTTCCGGGCCTATGAAGGCGAGCTCAAAAATGCAGGCTGCACGCCGCTGGTCTTTAATCCTGAAGTGGATGGACTGTTGGAAGAGTGGTTGAAGCAGCTTCCCAAACCGATTGGAATCTATTGCTGGGGGCCGAGCATCGGGCATCAGGTCATTGACGCCTGCCAACTGGCGGGGATCAACGTGCCTCACGATGTGGCGGTTCTCGGTTCCAACTATGACGAACTTCTCAGCGAGGCCTCTTATCCCCCTCAAGCCGGCATCCGTATGAACGCCGAGCAGATCGGAAAAACCGCTGCATCCATTCTGGACGATATGATGCACGGGAAAAAACCACAGCAGATGGAGTGGCATTTGGAGCCGAAAGGCGTGGTTGAGAAGCTGTCTGTTGACACGATGGCGGTGGAGGACCACCGTATGGCATCCGTTATGCGCTACCTCAATGAACATGCGCTTGAGCCGATCACCGTCGATGATGTGCTAAAAAAAAACCCGATGGCCCGGCGCTCTTTGGAGCGCAAGTTCCGGCAGCTGTTTGGCTGTTCAATTGTTGAGCAGATCCGGCAGCTGCGCATCAACCATGCGCGCCTGCTGCTGGCCAATACAGATGAACCCATCACACTGATCGCTGAACTCTGCGGAATATCTTCATACAACTATCTCAATCGCATATTCAAAGAATGCACCGGGCTTTCTCCAAGCCAATACCGGGCTCAATACCGATCCATATAA
- a CDS encoding FAD-dependent oxidoreductase: MIKESFVLSRRLKTEILRTDLCVAGGGLAGVCAAITAARAGIRVVLVQDRPVLGGNASSEVRLWTLGATSHMGNNNRWAREGGLINELLTENLYRNPEGNALLFDALLFEKATAESNLTLLLNTAVFDASKSADDRIESVKAFNSQNSTHYEIFAPLFLDASGDGILGFLSGAAFRIGQEARDEFGELYAPENPSSDLLGHTVYFTSKDTGQPVKFIPPANALDMDEVRKIRRYRGFDSTSQACNFWWLEYGGHLDTVHQSEDIKQELWRVVYGVWNYIKNSGKFPDAETMTLEWVGTVPGKRESRRFEGETMMIQQDIIEQREHPDAVSFGGWAIDHHPVGGLYSKDSGCTQWHSKGVFQIPYRALYSRNIENLFLGGRLISASHIAFGSTRVMATCAHTGQATGIAAAQCIRDGLNPRDLLEPARMEALQQELLREGQYIPGKKFQWLETPRVSASSTCVVDRFAPDGPKQKLTHAQAVMLPVQPGSLPEITYRLDVAESTTLRAELRVSSRPDNHTPNVTLETIELSLDAGNEQSVILNFKKKIETKCYAFVCLMPNPAVSVQLSKERRTGILTVYQKFDEKVAKTPAQTPPGNSGIDSFEFWIPQRRPDGQNPAIELNPPLECFAPKNVSNGWNRPVRQVNAWVADPADSAPVLTLEWDAPQTISRIDLFFDGDYDHPMETVLWGHPEREVPFCVKQYRVLDGDGNVQAEVQDNHQAQNTIRLESPVITDRLRLENLQTGTPVPPAIFEVRCY; this comes from the coding sequence ATGATCAAAGAATCCTTCGTATTATCCCGCAGGTTGAAAACCGAAATTCTTCGTACCGACCTGTGTGTAGCTGGCGGCGGACTTGCCGGAGTTTGTGCTGCAATCACTGCCGCACGGGCCGGTATTCGCGTTGTTCTTGTCCAGGATCGGCCGGTGCTTGGTGGCAATGCCTCCAGCGAAGTGCGGCTCTGGACGCTTGGTGCCACTTCTCACATGGGCAATAATAACCGCTGGGCGCGCGAAGGCGGACTCATCAATGAGCTGCTCACCGAAAACCTCTATCGAAATCCCGAAGGCAATGCGCTGCTGTTCGATGCTCTGCTGTTTGAAAAGGCAACTGCGGAATCCAATTTAACCTTGCTGCTCAACACCGCCGTTTTTGACGCATCAAAATCCGCTGACGACCGAATTGAGTCCGTCAAAGCCTTTAACAGTCAGAACAGCACACACTACGAAATTTTCGCGCCGCTTTTCCTCGATGCCTCAGGTGACGGAATCCTCGGTTTTCTCTCCGGTGCGGCTTTCCGCATCGGCCAGGAAGCCCGCGATGAATTCGGAGAGCTGTACGCGCCCGAGAATCCATCGAGCGACCTGCTCGGCCACACCGTCTACTTCACCAGCAAAGACACCGGACAACCGGTCAAATTCATTCCGCCTGCCAACGCGCTCGATATGGATGAAGTTCGCAAAATCCGTCGCTATCGAGGCTTCGACTCCACATCGCAGGCCTGCAACTTCTGGTGGCTTGAGTACGGAGGACATCTCGATACCGTTCACCAAAGCGAAGACATCAAGCAGGAATTGTGGCGCGTCGTCTACGGAGTCTGGAACTACATCAAAAATTCCGGTAAATTCCCTGACGCCGAAACCATGACCCTCGAATGGGTTGGCACCGTTCCCGGGAAACGGGAAAGCCGTCGCTTTGAAGGCGAAACCATGATGATTCAGCAGGATATAATTGAGCAGCGCGAACACCCCGATGCTGTTTCATTCGGCGGCTGGGCCATCGACCACCATCCGGTCGGCGGACTCTACAGCAAAGACTCCGGCTGTACCCAGTGGCACAGCAAAGGCGTCTTCCAGATTCCTTACCGCGCCCTCTACAGCCGCAACATCGAAAACCTTTTTCTCGGCGGGCGTCTCATCAGCGCAAGTCACATTGCATTTGGTTCAACCCGCGTAATGGCCACCTGCGCCCATACAGGGCAGGCGACCGGCATTGCCGCCGCGCAATGCATTCGCGACGGCCTGAATCCGCGCGACCTGCTCGAGCCGGCCCGTATGGAAGCGCTCCAGCAGGAACTGCTGCGCGAAGGCCAGTACATTCCCGGGAAAAAGTTCCAATGGTTGGAAACTCCTCGAGTCAGCGCATCGAGCACATGTGTTGTCGACCGTTTCGCGCCCGACGGCCCGAAGCAAAAACTTACGCATGCGCAGGCCGTTATGCTGCCCGTGCAGCCGGGTTCGCTTCCGGAAATCACCTATCGTTTGGACGTTGCCGAATCGACAACACTGCGTGCGGAGTTGCGGGTCAGCTCCAGGCCGGACAACCACACCCCGAACGTTACGCTCGAAACGATAGAGCTGTCGCTGGATGCCGGCAATGAACAGTCCGTTATTTTGAATTTTAAAAAGAAAATCGAGACGAAGTGCTATGCCTTTGTCTGTCTCATGCCGAATCCGGCTGTTTCCGTTCAGCTCAGCAAAGAACGTCGCACCGGCATCCTGACCGTCTATCAAAAGTTTGACGAAAAAGTCGCAAAAACTCCGGCGCAGACTCCGCCCGGGAACAGCGGCATCGATTCCTTCGAATTCTGGATTCCGCAGCGCCGGCCCGACGGGCAGAACCCGGCCATTGAGTTGAACCCGCCGCTGGAATGCTTCGCGCCGAAAAATGTTTCCAACGGTTGGAACCGACCCGTCCGACAGGTCAATGCGTGGGTTGCCGATCCGGCCGATTCGGCTCCGGTCCTGACGCTGGAGTGGGATGCTCCGCAAACCATTTCCCGTATCGATCTCTTTTTCGACGGCGACTACGACCATCCGATGGAAACCGTACTCTGGGGCCACCCCGAGCGCGAAGTTCCGTTTTGCGTCAAACAGTATCGAGTTCTGGATGGCGACGGCAATGTGCAGGCCGAGGTGCAGGACAATCATCAGGCACAAAATACGATTCGTCTGGAGTCGCCGGTCATAACGGATCGGTTGCGCCTGGAGAATCTCCAAACCGGCACTCCGGTTCCGCCGGCCATTTTTGAAGTGAGGTGTTACTGA
- a CDS encoding [Fe-Fe] hydrogenase large subunit C-terminal domain-containing protein — MNKVFPVYTVEAECQDCYKCLRQCPVKAIKVEKGRAAVIPDACIACGRCVEVCPAGAKRIRDDLGRVQYLLSRKAKVFVSLAPSYPAAFPGVAPGALVAALKKLGFEGVSETALGAELVNQAVSELLGRNERAVTLSTACPVAVDYIRKYIPDMTDAFTPIVSPMLAHGQFLRRSYGEDIGVVFVGPCIAKKSEADECRQWVDAALTFEDLLRWLDEEDLALDADVPDGMDNPFVPHSAGDGALYPVAGGMNETLRSLLGDSSTRLLSVAGLNNIKHALEGFRLRPPVEPVFLELLACSGGCLGGPCVEKENTLGGELDIRRHVPCAASVSETQVPNLNRQFVSCDPPESPVESSQVRMALARIGKRTAEDEINCGGCGYDTCRAFALAVLAGRAEPSMCVSNLRKKAQRKANALLRSMPSGVVIADSNLRVVECNENLARMFGGDLLLGYQARPGLEGVDLRKVVPFPEIFQRVLDSGQEQHRDIIHIDERLISLTVFSIEPHETVGGILLDVTSAELRREHIATRAREVIDKNLATVQELAFKLGEHMADTEILLRSIAEDYVTERKP; from the coding sequence ATGAATAAGGTGTTTCCAGTGTATACAGTCGAAGCAGAGTGTCAGGACTGCTACAAGTGCCTGCGCCAGTGCCCGGTCAAAGCGATCAAGGTGGAAAAGGGGCGGGCGGCCGTGATTCCCGATGCCTGTATTGCCTGCGGTCGCTGTGTTGAAGTCTGTCCGGCGGGTGCCAAGCGGATCCGTGATGACCTGGGCCGGGTTCAATATCTGCTCAGCCGCAAGGCGAAGGTCTTTGTGTCGCTGGCTCCATCCTATCCGGCTGCATTTCCGGGTGTTGCGCCCGGAGCTCTGGTGGCCGCGTTGAAAAAGCTGGGGTTTGAAGGTGTCAGCGAAACAGCATTGGGTGCCGAACTGGTCAATCAGGCGGTCAGTGAACTGCTCGGGCGCAATGAACGGGCTGTGACGCTTTCGACGGCCTGTCCGGTTGCGGTTGATTATATCCGCAAGTACATACCGGATATGACGGATGCTTTTACGCCGATTGTTTCGCCGATGCTGGCGCATGGACAGTTTCTGCGCAGATCTTACGGAGAGGATATCGGCGTAGTGTTTGTCGGCCCGTGCATCGCAAAAAAATCCGAAGCCGACGAATGTCGTCAGTGGGTGGATGCGGCTCTGACATTCGAAGATCTGCTCCGCTGGCTGGATGAAGAGGATCTTGCACTGGATGCCGATGTGCCGGATGGAATGGACAACCCGTTTGTTCCGCATTCGGCCGGCGATGGTGCATTATATCCGGTCGCAGGCGGCATGAACGAAACCCTGCGTTCTCTTCTTGGAGACAGTTCGACACGTCTGCTCAGCGTTGCGGGGCTTAATAACATTAAACATGCCCTCGAAGGGTTTCGGCTGCGCCCGCCGGTTGAGCCGGTGTTTCTGGAACTGCTGGCCTGCAGCGGCGGATGTCTGGGCGGTCCCTGTGTGGAGAAAGAAAATACATTGGGAGGAGAGCTCGACATTCGTCGGCATGTGCCGTGTGCTGCCAGTGTCTCTGAAACTCAGGTGCCCAACCTGAATCGTCAGTTTGTCAGTTGCGATCCGCCGGAAAGTCCGGTGGAAAGTTCGCAGGTCCGTATGGCGCTGGCCCGCATCGGCAAACGCACTGCAGAAGACGAAATCAACTGCGGCGGCTGCGGGTATGACACCTGCCGCGCTTTTGCGCTGGCGGTGCTCGCCGGGCGTGCCGAGCCGTCCATGTGCGTTTCCAACCTTCGGAAAAAAGCGCAGCGCAAAGCCAATGCGCTGCTGCGCAGTATGCCGTCCGGTGTGGTGATTGCCGACAGCAATCTGCGCGTGGTGGAATGTAATGAAAACCTTGCCCGCATGTTCGGCGGCGACCTGCTGCTGGGCTATCAGGCCCGGCCCGGCCTCGAAGGCGTGGACCTGCGCAAGGTGGTGCCGTTCCCGGAAATCTTTCAGCGCGTTCTCGACAGCGGGCAGGAACAGCATCGCGACATCATACACATTGATGAGCGCCTGATCAGTCTGACGGTGTTTTCCATTGAGCCGCACGAAACGGTTGGCGGAATTCTGCTGGATGTGACCTCTGCGGAACTGCGCCGTGAGCATATTGCCACCCGCGCGCGCGAAGTGATCGACAAGAATCTGGCCACCGTTCAGGAGCTGGCGTTTAAGCTTGGCGAGCACATGGCCGACACCGAGATCCTGCTGCGTTCGATCGCCGAAGATTATGTAACGGAGAGGAAGCCGTAA
- a CDS encoding (2Fe-2S) ferredoxin domain-containing protein has product MSQTENETIEMTICMGSSCYARGNGTNLEVIEDYLEEHGMEARVVLAGSRCEGCCADGPNVTVNGRRFGRVDRETLLDILNEFCPAGEEDDE; this is encoded by the coding sequence ATGAGCCAGACGGAAAATGAAACAATTGAGATGACGATCTGTATGGGAAGTTCCTGCTATGCGCGCGGAAACGGAACCAACCTGGAGGTGATTGAGGACTATCTGGAAGAGCACGGCATGGAGGCGCGCGTGGTTCTTGCCGGGAGCCGCTGCGAAGGCTGCTGTGCCGACGGGCCGAACGTAACGGTTAACGGTCGGCGCTTCGGGCGGGTCGATCGGGAAACTCTGCTTGATATCCTGAATGAGTTTTGTCCAGCCGGGGAGGAGGACGATGAATAA
- a CDS encoding monomeric [FeFe] hydrogenase → MKQYDNQANRIRKEVLVRVARAFFSEELRAIDRIPIDMRPRSGESSRCCVYKDREVLKYRAMAALGFGVEDETDELTSLHEYYEKAQQRTCVKDIGLTVIDIACHACQKSRYVITDTCRGCLGRACQTNCPKDAIEIVNGRAVIDSGKCVDCGLCMKACPYNAVVRSPVPCEEICPVNAVSKDETGREIIDQEKCISCGQCTRACPFAAIQERSQMIDVLGRLKEDRPVVAMLAPSVIGQFPGNLEQIITALRRLGFDAVEEVATGADETARREAAEWKERIESGDAFMTTSCCPAYVEAVRKHIPEIGKFVSHTPSPMAISAGFVRETSPDAVTVFIGPCMAKRVEALQSSDVDYVLTFEELGAMLIAAGIDVQECEAAVIDEPAEAAGRGFAVSGGVTGAIQTQFADQENNLQPVGFDGLDKKALLQLKMAATRGCGGNFVEVMCCEGGCMSGPGVLSNPKTAARQLNALLKDS, encoded by the coding sequence ATGAAACAGTATGATAACCAGGCCAATCGAATCCGCAAAGAGGTGCTCGTGCGGGTTGCCAGGGCATTTTTTTCAGAAGAGCTCCGCGCCATTGATCGCATCCCGATTGACATGCGGCCGCGGTCCGGCGAGTCCTCCCGCTGCTGCGTTTATAAAGATCGCGAGGTTCTCAAGTATCGGGCTATGGCGGCGTTGGGGTTTGGAGTCGAAGACGAAACCGATGAACTGACCTCGCTCCATGAATACTACGAAAAAGCGCAGCAGCGCACCTGCGTGAAAGATATCGGGCTGACAGTGATTGATATTGCCTGTCATGCCTGCCAGAAAAGCCGCTATGTGATTACTGACACCTGCCGGGGCTGTCTCGGGAGGGCCTGCCAGACCAACTGTCCGAAAGATGCCATCGAAATCGTCAACGGCCGGGCCGTGATCGATTCCGGGAAATGTGTTGATTGCGGACTCTGCATGAAAGCCTGTCCTTACAACGCTGTTGTGCGAAGTCCCGTTCCCTGCGAAGAAATCTGTCCGGTCAATGCGGTTTCCAAAGATGAAACCGGGCGTGAAATCATTGACCAGGAAAAATGTATTTCCTGCGGGCAGTGCACTCGGGCCTGCCCCTTTGCTGCCATTCAGGAACGCTCGCAGATGATCGACGTGCTGGGTCGACTGAAAGAAGATCGGCCGGTCGTCGCCATGCTGGCACCATCGGTAATCGGACAGTTCCCCGGGAATCTCGAACAGATTATAACCGCTCTCCGCCGGCTTGGCTTTGATGCGGTCGAAGAAGTTGCCACTGGCGCAGACGAGACCGCCCGGCGTGAAGCCGCAGAGTGGAAAGAGCGGATCGAATCCGGTGATGCTTTTATGACCACCTCCTGCTGCCCGGCTTACGTCGAAGCGGTCAGAAAACATATTCCAGAGATTGGAAAATTCGTGTCGCATACGCCGTCGCCGATGGCGATCAGCGCCGGTTTCGTCCGCGAAACGTCGCCGGATGCTGTCACGGTTTTCATTGGCCCGTGTATGGCCAAACGAGTGGAAGCACTTCAGAGCTCCGATGTGGATTATGTTCTGACCTTTGAAGAGCTGGGAGCCATGCTTATTGCCGCCGGCATTGATGTTCAGGAATGCGAAGCCGCGGTGATTGATGAGCCCGCCGAAGCTGCCGGGCGCGGCTTCGCCGTCAGCGGCGGTGTGACCGGAGCCATCCAGACACAGTTTGCTGATCAGGAAAATAATCTGCAACCCGTTGGTTTTGACGGCCTCGATAAAAAAGCCCTGCTTCAGCTCAAAATGGCCGCCACCCGTGGTTGTGGCGGAAACTTCGTCGAAGTCATGTGCTGCGAAGGCGGCTGCATGAGCGGTCCCGGTGTCTTAAGCAATCCCAAAACCGCCGCCCGACAGCTCAATGCCCTTTTAAAAGACAGTTAG
- a CDS encoding NADH-quinone oxidoreductase subunit NuoE family protein — MDKIVDVEICTGTTCFVMGAGHLMSLAEELPERLKGSVSIRFARCLGVCSVPDNGRPPFATVNGALIENASVENLVAACDLLLSGEKGMNYETV; from the coding sequence ATGGATAAGATTGTTGATGTCGAGATTTGTACAGGAACAACCTGCTTCGTAATGGGAGCAGGACATTTAATGAGCCTCGCCGAAGAGCTGCCGGAGCGATTGAAAGGATCTGTGAGCATCCGCTTCGCACGCTGTTTGGGGGTTTGCAGTGTGCCGGATAACGGGCGACCTCCGTTTGCAACGGTTAACGGAGCTTTAATCGAAAATGCGTCCGTCGAAAATCTGGTGGCGGCCTGCGACCTTCTGCTCAGTGGAGAAAAAGGAATGAATTATGAAACAGTATGA
- a CDS encoding glycoside hydrolase family protein, which translates to MNITLKFSLADQICPVPPTACLFDPDWFIWGASMVRDLEGLCHLFYSRWPKECGFNAWTTHSEIAHATSDNPLGPYLHRDIALRERSSECWDGACTHNPTVLEHDGRYFLYYMGTTGDKKLEPDQSSFNWIHRNNQRIGVAVADHPNGPWCRSERPLIDADSNSIMVSNPAVTRRPDGGFLMIYKEVGARKPLPFGGPVVHRVATSDAPDGPFTPHPNPVFTCGEVMFPAEDPFIWTQNGQYYAILKDMNGYFTRGNRSLVLFESHDGFDWRLSDPCLISDRTVRFENGSVKKFDYLERPQLYLEDGNPSVLFCAARDSGESCNLHIPLKSME; encoded by the coding sequence ATGAACATTACCTTAAAATTCAGTCTGGCGGATCAAATATGCCCTGTTCCGCCCACTGCCTGCCTTTTTGATCCGGACTGGTTTATCTGGGGCGCGTCCATGGTGCGTGACCTGGAAGGACTCTGTCATCTCTTTTATTCCCGCTGGCCGAAAGAGTGTGGCTTCAACGCATGGACAACTCATTCAGAAATTGCACATGCCACATCGGACAATCCCTTGGGGCCGTACCTCCATCGGGATATCGCGTTGCGGGAACGAAGTTCAGAATGCTGGGACGGAGCCTGTACGCACAACCCGACTGTGCTGGAACATGATGGAAGATATTTTCTCTATTACATGGGAACAACCGGCGACAAAAAACTTGAACCGGATCAATCCTCCTTTAACTGGATTCATCGCAATAATCAGCGTATTGGTGTCGCTGTGGCCGACCACCCGAACGGCCCATGGTGCCGGAGCGAAAGACCGCTGATCGATGCCGACTCTAACTCCATCATGGTGTCGAATCCGGCTGTCACCCGTCGGCCGGATGGCGGATTCTTAATGATCTACAAAGAGGTCGGAGCACGCAAGCCTCTGCCCTTTGGCGGGCCGGTAGTCCATAGGGTGGCAACGAGCGATGCGCCCGATGGGCCGTTTACCCCGCACCCCAATCCGGTATTCACCTGCGGCGAGGTGATGTTCCCCGCCGAAGATCCGTTTATCTGGACTCAAAACGGACAGTATTATGCGATCCTGAAGGATATGAACGGGTATTTTACCCGGGGAAACCGGTCGCTGGTTCTGTTTGAGTCACATGACGGTTTCGACTGGAGGTTGTCTGACCCGTGTCTGATTTCCGACCGGACAGTTCGTTTTGAAAACGGCAGCGTAAAAAAATTCGATTATCTCGAACGGCCTCAGCTTTATTTGGAAGACGGTAATCCGTCCGTTCTTTTCTGTGCCGCACGGGATAGCGGTGAAAGCTGCAACCTTCATATTCCATTAAAATCCATGGAATGA